Part of the Myxococcus xanthus genome is shown below.
GCACCCGAGCCCCGGGCTGTTCTTGTAAACCGGCGTTTTTCACTTTACCGAAACGCGACCCGACCATGCCGCAATGCATCAGTAAATGCTTGACAAGGTGCTGTAGAGAGCGCGGCGACAGGTTCCCCACACGCCTAAAATGGAAGTGATTTCATGAGGTTGAGTGCCCGGGCACGCTGCTTCCGACCACGGTTCAGCCGGTCCGTCGCAGGGTCGACAGGGGTCCTCGTGGATGAAAAGGATCATTGCAAATCGGTAAATCGATTTGCAGAGTGGGTAAAGAGCCCGAGGCGCGCGCGGCCATTCGCGATCGCCGAAGGCATCAACGCACCCGGCCATGAACGACAACGCACTGAACGCCAACGTGGGCCTGAAGCTTCGGGGACTGCGCCTTGCACGGAACATCAAGCAGGCGGACGCAGCCAAGGACCTGGGCGTTTCCCCCGCGTACCTGAACCTCATCGAGAAGGGTAAGCGGGTGATGCCCTTCCCCCTGCTCTGGAAGGCCCTGCGCTACTTCGACCAGGACCCCGAGCAGTTCATGTCCACGCTGGGCGAAGGCCGCGTGGACGAAGCGCTCGCGAAGCTGCTGGACGAGCCGCTCCTCAAGAGCCTCGACATCGACCCGGAGTCGCTCCAGTCCCTCTCCGCGGAGCCGAAGCTCGCGGGCACGGTGGCGGCGCTCTTCAACCTCTACAAGAACACCCGCACGCAGTTGGAGAACGTGCTGGCACAGCTCAACGTCGAGGAGCGCACGCGTGCCCAGGGCGGCCCGGGCAACGGCACCTCGCCCGGCGTGCGCTTCGACTACTCGCCCTTCGACGAGGTCAGCGACTTCCTGGAGAAGCACCGCAACTACTTCCCGGAGCTGGAAGAGCAGGCGGACGCGCTGCGCCGCGACGTGCGGCTGGAGCGGCAGATCACCAGCGGTCAGCTCATCCGGCTCCTGGAGGAGCGCTTCGGCTACCGCGTCCTCTTCGACGACCCGTCCCCCTCCGGCTCGTCCGTGGTGCGGCGGTTGGACCCGGAGGAGCGGACGCTGACGCTGTCGCCCTTCCTCACCGAACAGCCGCTGAAGTTCCAGATTGCCGCGTCCATTGGCCTGCTGGTGATGGACCGAGAGAAGCTGCTGGAGCGCGTGCTGGACGCGGGCCGCATGCGCCACGGCGAGACGCAGCGGCTCATCAAGGTGAACCTGGCCAACTACTTCGCCGGCGCGCTGATGCTGCCCTACGGGGACTTCTTCAAGGAGGTCCAGCGCACGCGCTACGACGTGGAGTTGCTGTCGAGCATCTTCGGTTCCACCTACGAGACGGTGGCCCACCGCCTGTGCAACCTGTCGGACCCGAAGCGCCCCGGGCTTCCGTTCCACTTCCTGCGCGCGGACATCGCCGGCAACATCTCCAAGCGATACAGCGGCACCGGCATCCGCTTCGCCTCCGGCGGCGGAAGTTGCGCCAAGTGGGCCGTGCACCTGGCCTTCCTCAACCCGTCCCAGCTGACGCGGCAGTACTCCATCATGCCGGACGGCACCGCCTATTTCTGCTTCGCCAAGGTGCAGCTCCAGCCGATTGAGGGTTCCATCGTCAAGGGCACCGCGTACTCCATCGGCCTGGGCACCCACGCGGAGAACGCCAAGTACCTGGCCTACGGCCTGCCCACGACGGACCTGCGCAAGGACGCCATTCCGTCCGGCATCTCCTGCCGCTTCTGCGAGCGCACCGACTGCAACCAGCGCGCGGCGGCCAGCTACCGTTTCGCCTTCGCCTTCGACGAGTACACGAAGAAGGACTGCTTCTTCTCCCCCATCCTCGTCCACGAAAAGGCCGATAAGGCGGAGAAGGACCGGCACCCGGGCGCCCATTCCCTGGCCGTGGCCGCCAACGGGACTGACGGGAGCGAGAAGGACGATTCGTTGGACAAGACCTCCCGCCGCCGCAAGGGTGGCGACGCCTGAGGCCCCCCCATGCACCACCCGCCCGAAGACACCCAACGCACCCACATCCTCGACGCCATCCAGAAGCAGAAGAACGCGCTGGCGCCGCTGCGCATCACCGGCTCGCCCACCGAGGTGGGACAGGGTCTGGTGAACCTGGCCGAGCTGCACGGTCTGCTGGAGGACCACGCCGCCAGCCGGCAATTCTACGAAGAGGCGCTCGAGAAGTTCCAGGAGGCCAAGTACAAGCCCGGCCAGGCGCAGGCCCTGATGGGGCTGGGCGTGGTGAAGGCGAACTTCGAGGACCACCGCGGCGCCATCGAGCAGATTGCCCGCGCCGCCATGCTCTTCAACGAGTCCAAGGACCGTGAGGGCGAGGCCCTGGCCCGCGCCTGCATCGGCGAATCCCTGCGCTCGCTGGGCCAGCCGGAGGCCGCCGAGGAGAAGTACCAGGAGGCGCTCATCCTCCTGCGCCAGACGCGAAACACGGAGCGGGTGGCGCGGCTGCTCATCGACATCGGCGACATCCGCATGGAGAAGGGCGACTACGAGCCCGCGCGCAAGCGCTTCCTGGAGGCCGTGCCCCTGCTGGAGCAGGGCGAGGACCCGGAGGCGCTCGCACTGGGCCACCTGCTGCTGGGCGAGTCCGAGGGGCTCCTCGGCAACCACGAAGGTGCGCGCCCGCACCTGCTCCGCGCGGTGGAGCTGTACCAGGAGGTGCACGACCACGCGTATGAGGCCCGCGCCCGCTGGGACTTGGGCCTGTCCTGCTACTACCAGCAGGACTTCGCGGCGGCCCGCAAGCAGTTCGAGACGCTGATTCCGCTCTACGGGGATCTGGGTCAGACGGGCGAAGTGGCCAAGGTCCAGAACATCCTGGCCCACTTCACCGCGCGCGGCGTGTGAGCGCTCCTCCCTGACACCGGGGAGAGCGCCGTCACACGCGCTCTTCCTAGGCTTGGATGCCGGCGCCCACCGCGATGGCGAGCAGCCCCAGCACGCCCACGGCCATCGCCATGTAGCGCCACTCACCCCTCAGGCCCAACAGCGTGCCCGCCACCGCGAGCCGCGCCACGGGCGTCACCAACAGCAGTGACGCGGCGCCCTTTCGCAATAAGTCGATGGCGACGTGCACGCGCTCGGATTGGGGCATGGCCTCCAGCCCCAGCGACAGGACGAACATTCCGCCGCTGACCACCGCGCCGACGCGCAGCACCCGCGCAATCCACCGGTCGCCCACCACCGCGCGCTCACGGTGACGATGCCGCACGTGCTCCGCCGCCCCCGCGTCCGGTTGCGCCATGGGCGCTCCGTCCATGGGGGGCGTCAGCGACGCGACCCCTCCCGTGACTGCCACGTTGCGCGCGACAGCGGGATGCTCCGCTGTCACCGCCGACACGGAAGCACATGCCGCGCGCGCTTCCTCGGGTTCACTCACTTCAGGATGCTCGGCCACAATCCCTCCCCTCCCTTCCACAGCATCTGTCCCGCGACCACCAACAACACCACCGCGAACAAACGCTTGAGCACCGCCGTGGGCACCCTCGGCATCAGCCGACTGCCCACATATGCGCCTCCCAGGACACCCACCACCAACGGTGACACCAGCGCCAGTTTCAGATGGCCCCTCAACGCGTACGCGGCAACGCTCGCGGCGCCCGTGACGCCAATCATCAGGTTGCTCGTCGCGCTGGCCACCTTGAACGGCACGTGCATGCCGTACGCCATCAGCGGCACCTTGAGCGGTCCTCCGCCCACCCCCAACAGCGAGGACAGTCCACCGGCCACGAAGGAGCCGGAGATGCCCAGCGGGTAGTTGGCGGGCGCGTAGTCGTCCATCGCGGCGGGCTCCTGGCGCGGCGAACGCAGCAGCAACATCTGCAGCGCCACGTAGAGCGTGAAGAGCCCGAACACCACCGCCACCATCGCCGGCGCCACCATGGCGGCCACCATGCCGCCAGCGATGGCGCCCATCACCGTCGCCAGCTCCAGCGACAGCCCCAGGCGGATGTCACTCAGGTGTTTGTGCACATAGCCCGCGGCGGCGGAGCACGAGCTGGCCACCACGCACATGAGGCTCGCGGGGATGGCTTGCTCCACAGGAATGTCGAACCCCAGCACCAGCGCGGGCACCAGGACGATTCCGCCTCCGATGCCGAGCATCGCACCCAAGGTACCCGCGAGTGCGCCCACCGCGATGAGGAGTAGGACTGTCATTCCTCTTCGAGGATAGGAGCGGCTTCGCGCTTCGGACAGCGCCATTCCCCGAGGGAAACCGGGCTCGCCAGGACGCCTGCTCTGCAGGTGTCACGCCGCCCGAGCGCCCAGCGTCCCTTCGGGGAAGGCCTCCAGGAAGCGGGCTCGCGTACGGGGCGTGAAGGTGCCCCTCGCCATGTAGCCGTGCAACCGACGCAGGACGCTACGCGCCGTGTCCAGCGTGCCTTCCACCTCCGCGGCGAAGTCGAACGTGTCGTTGCGGTACAGCTCCTGAAACGACAGCCGCGCATACGCGGGCAACGCGCGCGCCCTGCCCATGGGACTTGAAAGGAAGAGACCGGAGACGTACAGGCCGCGCACCCAGCCATCGACCTCCGACTTGCTGGGCGCCTGGCCCACACGCTCCTGTGAGGACAAACGGACCAGCTCGTAGAGGCCGCCGCCAATGCCCCGCCACGGGAAGCCCAGGCTCTTCACCACCTGACACTTCTCCCGCACCCGCGGCGTGCCGAGCAGCTCCATGCCGTGCAGCTCGCGCAGATAGAAGAGCGTCTGCGCCCATTCGATGTCGCGGTGCGCCTCCAGGGCACGCTCACCGCGGCGGCGGTG
Proteins encoded:
- a CDS encoding tetratricopeptide repeat protein, with amino-acid sequence MHHPPEDTQRTHILDAIQKQKNALAPLRITGSPTEVGQGLVNLAELHGLLEDHAASRQFYEEALEKFQEAKYKPGQAQALMGLGVVKANFEDHRGAIEQIARAAMLFNESKDREGEALARACIGESLRSLGQPEAAEEKYQEALILLRQTRNTERVARLLIDIGDIRMEKGDYEPARKRFLEAVPLLEQGEDPEALALGHLLLGESEGLLGNHEGARPHLLRAVELYQEVHDHAYEARARWDLGLSCYYQQDFAAARKQFETLIPLYGDLGQTGEVAKVQNILAHFTARGV
- a CDS encoding helix-turn-helix domain-containing protein gives rise to the protein MNDNALNANVGLKLRGLRLARNIKQADAAKDLGVSPAYLNLIEKGKRVMPFPLLWKALRYFDQDPEQFMSTLGEGRVDEALAKLLDEPLLKSLDIDPESLQSLSAEPKLAGTVAALFNLYKNTRTQLENVLAQLNVEERTRAQGGPGNGTSPGVRFDYSPFDEVSDFLEKHRNYFPELEEQADALRRDVRLERQITSGQLIRLLEERFGYRVLFDDPSPSGSSVVRRLDPEERTLTLSPFLTEQPLKFQIAASIGLLVMDREKLLERVLDAGRMRHGETQRLIKVNLANYFAGALMLPYGDFFKEVQRTRYDVELLSSIFGSTYETVAHRLCNLSDPKRPGLPFHFLRADIAGNISKRYSGTGIRFASGGGSCAKWAVHLAFLNPSQLTRQYSIMPDGTAYFCFAKVQLQPIEGSIVKGTAYSIGLGTHAENAKYLAYGLPTTDLRKDAIPSGISCRFCERTDCNQRAAASYRFAFAFDEYTKKDCFFSPILVHEKADKAEKDRHPGAHSLAVAANGTDGSEKDDSLDKTSRRRKGGDA
- a CDS encoding sulfite exporter TauE/SafE family protein → MTVLLLIAVGALAGTLGAMLGIGGGIVLVPALVLGFDIPVEQAIPASLMCVVASSCSAAAGYVHKHLSDIRLGLSLELATVMGAIAGGMVAAMVAPAMVAVVFGLFTLYVALQMLLLRSPRQEPAAMDDYAPANYPLGISGSFVAGGLSSLLGVGGGPLKVPLMAYGMHVPFKVASATSNLMIGVTGAASVAAYALRGHLKLALVSPLVVGVLGGAYVGSRLMPRVPTAVLKRLFAVVLLVVAGQMLWKGGEGLWPSILK